Proteins co-encoded in one Pyxidicoccus xibeiensis genomic window:
- a CDS encoding sensor histidine kinase, whose translation MNAGPSPSVRLVTAVLAVAALVLAGAATHGAWRTLGTPFPSLLVDPYGAFSSFYLPHWNEQRLPVRHPNPVVSCEGTPIDATAARSGVFPGQQLQDCVRRAHEAGRSHVTLEFLRRGARVTLEQPVRLFGSEELLFLFVIYAGVGGFLLWSGLLVLLLASRRDGAVAYGVLCISSFVFLLTLFDYHTRATYMPLFIVSRLGTAVGCIWLGYAFPERPVRFRRFWRAGLGGLCAAAASVAVWLLVAPHLGLETGWMRARVNDFSQGSLVICGTSILARLRGSTGRQRAELLSAAWGLALLPVLVAVGVLYGRGFYLLIPCLIATLPLSIGYGLIRHNVLAVTAVLTRRLMAVPVVLAALLASAFTWRGAHRLLATYGVPEVLPVIAAVAAFVLLVLLGRPLVNRLFFPASLQFRPTLEQLSDELAAPREPGAIRDTLERVVLRWLPTRRVQVLDTKELEALPHLPPDATRQLCAGAHLWTQEGAWQRRLLVPMRSLGELRGVLLLAPKHGSALYTSEDLELLHTIASLGGVGLHNTQVLHELDVLRQAQVDAAHDEKRLALAMLSAEISHEIAYPLNFFRHLLRQGGSGRSIDSEDVEIGREEIERLERMLVSLRRLSLPLPKLEPVPVLPRARRALDLIRDQLQERRLSCTIDVPPELTLLAEPDAMVQLFANLLRNAAQAAGDAGQLGVRAWAEGAERVLEVWDSGPGIPESARDTLFDPWVTTKQGGLGLGLAVTQRIVRRFGWNISVHREDGRTCFRVRTPLDGNARTPPPQEEA comes from the coding sequence CTACGGCGCCTTCTCCTCGTTCTACCTGCCCCACTGGAACGAGCAGCGGCTGCCGGTGCGCCACCCCAATCCCGTCGTTTCCTGCGAGGGGACGCCCATCGACGCCACGGCGGCCCGCTCCGGCGTCTTCCCGGGCCAGCAGCTCCAGGACTGCGTCCGGCGCGCGCACGAGGCGGGCCGCTCCCACGTCACGCTGGAGTTCCTCCGCCGCGGGGCGCGCGTCACCCTCGAGCAGCCCGTCCGCCTCTTCGGCTCGGAGGAGTTGCTGTTCCTCTTCGTCATCTACGCGGGCGTCGGCGGCTTCCTGCTGTGGTCCGGCCTGCTCGTGCTGCTGCTCGCCAGCCGCCGCGATGGCGCGGTGGCCTACGGCGTCCTGTGCATCTCCAGCTTCGTCTTCCTGCTGACCCTCTTCGACTACCACACGCGCGCCACGTACATGCCGCTGTTCATCGTGTCGCGGCTGGGCACGGCGGTGGGCTGCATCTGGCTGGGCTACGCCTTCCCCGAGCGGCCCGTCCGCTTCCGCCGCTTCTGGCGTGCCGGGCTCGGCGGGCTCTGCGCCGCGGCGGCCAGCGTGGCCGTGTGGCTCCTGGTCGCTCCCCACCTGGGCCTGGAGACAGGCTGGATGCGCGCCCGCGTCAATGACTTCTCCCAGGGCTCGCTGGTCATCTGCGGCACCTCCATCCTCGCGAGGCTCCGGGGCAGCACGGGCCGGCAGCGCGCGGAGCTGCTCTCCGCCGCCTGGGGACTGGCGCTCCTCCCGGTGCTGGTGGCCGTCGGCGTCCTGTACGGCCGGGGTTTCTACCTGCTGATTCCCTGCCTCATCGCCACGCTGCCGCTGTCCATCGGCTACGGCCTCATCCGCCACAACGTCCTCGCCGTCACCGCCGTGCTCACGCGCAGGCTGATGGCGGTGCCCGTCGTCCTCGCGGCGCTGCTCGCGTCGGCCTTCACCTGGCGCGGGGCGCACCGCCTGCTCGCCACCTACGGGGTGCCGGAGGTGCTCCCCGTCATCGCCGCCGTGGCCGCTTTCGTCCTCCTGGTCCTCCTCGGCCGGCCTCTCGTCAACCGCCTCTTCTTCCCCGCCTCGCTCCAGTTCCGTCCCACCCTGGAGCAGCTCAGCGACGAGCTCGCGGCCCCGCGAGAGCCCGGCGCCATCCGTGACACCCTGGAGCGCGTGGTGCTGCGCTGGCTGCCCACGCGCAGGGTCCAGGTCCTCGACACGAAGGAGCTCGAGGCGCTGCCCCACCTGCCGCCGGACGCCACGCGGCAGCTGTGTGCCGGCGCGCATCTGTGGACCCAGGAAGGCGCCTGGCAGCGGCGGCTCCTCGTCCCCATGCGCTCGCTGGGCGAGCTGCGCGGGGTGCTGCTGCTGGCCCCCAAGCACGGGTCCGCCCTCTACACCTCCGAGGACCTGGAGCTGCTGCACACCATCGCCAGCCTCGGCGGCGTGGGGCTGCACAACACCCAGGTGCTGCACGAGCTGGACGTCCTGCGCCAGGCCCAGGTGGATGCCGCCCACGACGAGAAGCGGCTGGCCCTGGCCATGCTGAGCGCGGAGATTTCCCACGAAATCGCCTACCCGCTGAACTTCTTCCGCCACCTGCTGCGGCAGGGAGGCTCGGGGCGCTCCATCGACTCGGAGGACGTGGAAATCGGCCGCGAGGAAATCGAGCGGCTGGAGCGCATGCTCGTGTCCTTGCGCCGCCTGTCCCTGCCGCTCCCGAAGCTGGAGCCCGTCCCGGTGCTGCCCCGCGCCCGCCGCGCGCTGGACCTCATCCGCGACCAGCTGCAGGAGCGGCGCCTGTCCTGCACCATCGACGTTCCCCCGGAGCTGACGCTGCTGGCGGAGCCGGACGCCATGGTGCAGCTCTTCGCCAACCTGCTGCGCAACGCCGCGCAGGCCGCCGGAGACGCGGGACAGCTCGGCGTGCGCGCCTGGGCGGAAGGCGCCGAGCGCGTCCTGGAGGTCTGGGACTCCGGCCCCGGCATCCCCGAGTCCGCGAGGGACACGCTCTTCGACCCCTGGGTCACCACGAAGCAGGGCGGGCTGGGGCTGGGGCTCGCCGTCACGCAGCGCATCGTCCGCCGCTTCGGCTGGAACATCTCCGTCCACCGCGAGGACGGGCGCACCTGCTTCCGCGTCCGTACCCCGCTGGACGGCAACGCCCGCACCCCGCCCCCGCAGGAGGAGGCATGA
- a CDS encoding sigma-54-dependent transcriptional regulator, whose amino-acid sequence MKILIIDDQRSARRVLTSVLSPMRDVELREASSLAEARKVLADEPVDVALVDIRLDSDARNRDGLTLIEEIRRKTSAVPIVVTVSSEMTEIRTAMRLGAYDYVLKDELCEELIVPILEGLRDRRKLEHEVRVLRARVTPEVLPAGMVGTSEAMQRLLSVVRRVALSDRPALVTGPTGSGKELVARALHTLGPQPESQWLDVNCGAIPEHLMESQLFGHERGAFTGAEKRQEGFLTVVGQGTLFLDEIAELPLSLQAKLLRVLETGVFRRVGSTEDLAFQGRVVAATHADLEDRVRRREFREDLYYRLAVLEVQVPPLEERREDIPALLAHFAGRQRRQLRFSAEAVEVLTRASWPGNVRQLRTLVDRLAVFAEDDLVTPQALAVLPGRERRNVPAEDPVKQLARAVLRLPEAGDKLEHLEQVLIAEAMSLAEGNKSAAARLLGVHRKAIERRLGRRDGGDGEPEA is encoded by the coding sequence ATGAAAATCCTCATCATCGACGACCAGCGCAGCGCGCGCCGCGTCCTGACGAGCGTGCTGTCACCCATGCGGGACGTGGAGCTGCGCGAGGCGTCCAGCCTGGCCGAGGCGCGCAAGGTGCTCGCGGACGAGCCGGTGGACGTGGCCCTGGTGGACATCCGCCTGGACTCCGACGCGCGCAACCGCGACGGCCTCACGCTCATCGAGGAGATTCGCCGCAAGACGAGCGCGGTGCCCATCGTGGTGACGGTGTCCAGCGAGATGACGGAGATTCGGACCGCCATGCGCCTGGGCGCGTACGACTACGTCCTCAAGGACGAGCTGTGCGAGGAGCTCATCGTCCCCATCCTCGAGGGGCTGAGAGACAGGCGCAAGCTGGAGCACGAGGTGCGGGTGCTGCGCGCCCGTGTCACCCCCGAGGTGCTGCCCGCGGGCATGGTGGGCACCTCCGAGGCCATGCAGCGGCTGCTGTCCGTGGTGCGGCGCGTGGCGCTGTCGGACCGGCCCGCGCTGGTGACGGGGCCCACCGGCTCCGGCAAGGAGCTGGTGGCGCGCGCGCTCCACACGCTGGGACCCCAGCCAGAGTCGCAGTGGCTGGACGTCAACTGCGGCGCCATTCCCGAGCACCTCATGGAGTCCCAGCTCTTCGGCCACGAGAGAGGCGCCTTCACCGGGGCGGAGAAGCGGCAGGAGGGGTTCCTGACAGTGGTGGGGCAGGGGACGCTGTTCCTGGATGAAATCGCCGAGCTGCCCCTGAGCCTCCAGGCCAAGCTGCTGCGGGTGCTGGAGACGGGCGTCTTCCGCCGGGTGGGCTCCACGGAGGACCTCGCCTTCCAGGGTCGCGTGGTGGCCGCCACTCACGCGGACCTGGAGGACCGGGTGCGCCGGCGGGAGTTTCGCGAGGACCTGTACTACCGCCTGGCGGTGCTGGAGGTGCAGGTGCCCCCGCTGGAGGAGCGCCGCGAGGACATTCCCGCGCTGCTGGCCCACTTCGCGGGCCGCCAGCGCCGGCAGCTCCGCTTCTCCGCCGAGGCCGTAGAGGTGCTGACGCGCGCGAGCTGGCCGGGCAACGTGCGCCAGCTGCGCACGCTGGTGGACCGGCTGGCCGTCTTCGCCGAGGACGACCTGGTGACGCCGCAGGCCCTGGCCGTGCTGCCGGGGCGCGAGCGGCGCAACGTGCCCGCGGAGGACCCGGTGAAGCAGCTCGCGCGGGCCGTCCTGCGGCTGCCGGAAGCGGGGGACAAGCTGGAGCACCTCGAGCAGGTGCTGATTGCCGAGGCCATGTCCCTGGCAGAGGGCAACAAGAGTGCCGCGGCGCGGCTGCTGGGCGTGCACCGCAAGGCCATCGAGCGCCGGTTGGGAAGACGGGACGGAGGTGACGGCGAGCCCGAGGCCTAG
- a CDS encoding vWA domain-containing protein — MFLPFFYELRRRGVKVGAQEALALAGALKAGLHDSSLDGFYHVARALLVHSETQLDTFDQAFLAHFKGVETAGLELTQELLSWLEDARERRDLTPEEIALLEALDPEEIRRMFEERLREQQERHDGGNRWIGTGGASPFGNGGFAREGIRVGGKGGRQGMALMQAGARRYAGYRDDLVLDTRQLAVALRKLRAFARDGAPDELDVDESIAATAKNAGELEVVTRPPRRPNTRVVLAMDVGGSMDPYAAVMSRLFSAASHATHFKELRTYYFHNCVYGKLYATPQLTGGMTVPELVAQVGRHHKLVMVGDASMAPYELSIRTDADGHYKADGQEGLTWLMQLAQHFERNVWLNPEPMGVWRSGTISVIARVFPMFPLTVEGLGEAVTHLTRGRTVKGAMARR; from the coding sequence ATGTTCCTGCCATTCTTCTACGAGCTGCGCCGGCGGGGCGTGAAGGTGGGCGCGCAGGAGGCGCTCGCGCTGGCGGGAGCGCTGAAGGCCGGGCTCCACGACAGCAGCCTGGACGGCTTCTACCACGTGGCGCGCGCGCTCCTGGTCCACTCGGAGACGCAGCTGGACACGTTCGACCAGGCGTTCCTCGCGCACTTCAAGGGCGTGGAGACCGCGGGCCTGGAGCTGACGCAGGAGCTGCTGTCCTGGCTGGAGGACGCGCGCGAGCGGCGCGATTTGACGCCGGAGGAAATCGCGCTGCTGGAGGCGCTGGACCCGGAGGAGATTCGCCGGATGTTCGAGGAGCGCCTGCGCGAGCAGCAGGAGCGCCACGACGGCGGCAACCGGTGGATTGGCACGGGCGGCGCGTCTCCCTTCGGCAACGGCGGCTTCGCACGCGAGGGCATCCGCGTGGGCGGCAAGGGCGGCCGGCAGGGCATGGCGCTGATGCAGGCGGGCGCGCGCCGGTACGCGGGCTACCGGGATGACCTGGTGCTGGACACGCGGCAGCTCGCGGTGGCGCTGCGCAAGCTGCGGGCGTTTGCCCGCGACGGCGCGCCGGACGAGCTGGACGTGGACGAGTCCATCGCCGCCACCGCGAAGAACGCGGGCGAGCTGGAGGTGGTGACGCGGCCGCCGCGCCGGCCCAACACGCGCGTGGTGCTGGCCATGGACGTGGGCGGCTCCATGGACCCGTACGCGGCCGTGATGAGCCGCCTGTTCAGCGCGGCGAGCCACGCGACGCACTTCAAGGAGCTGCGGACGTACTACTTCCACAACTGCGTGTACGGGAAGCTGTACGCCACGCCGCAGCTCACGGGAGGAATGACGGTTCCGGAGCTGGTCGCGCAGGTGGGGCGGCACCACAAGCTGGTCATGGTGGGCGATGCGTCCATGGCCCCGTACGAGCTGTCCATCCGCACCGACGCGGACGGGCACTACAAGGCGGACGGGCAGGAAGGGCTGACGTGGCTGATGCAGCTGGCCCAGCACTTCGAGCGCAACGTGTGGCTCAACCCCGAGCCCATGGGCGTGTGGCGCTCGGGCACCATCTCCGTCATCGCTCGCGTCTTCCCCATGTTCCCCCTCACCGTCGAGGGCCTGGGCGAGGCCGTCACGCACCTGACGCGCGGGCGCACCGTGAAGGGCGCCATGGCGCGGCGGTAG
- a CDS encoding AAA family ATPase produces MTPVPTPVRFRGTDTYLTNEGLQAAVNCALTLQRPLLVKGEPGTGKTLLAEAIAQALGHRLLTWHVKSTTRAQDGLYVYDTVQRLYDSRFGDGDVRDIRRYIRQGPLGEAFSAPERVVLLIDEVDKADLEFPNDLLHELDRMRFRVTETGDEVVAKHRPVVVITSNNEKELPDAFLRRCVFHFIDFPDAELMRRIVSVHHPELDATLAEQAMKVFYELRGFTRLRKRPSTSELIDWIAVLKSQGITELKLDESLPYLGALLKKEQDLVSVAEAFGRGRRPRA; encoded by the coding sequence ATGACTCCGGTCCCCACCCCCGTCCGCTTCCGAGGCACTGATACCTACCTGACCAACGAGGGCCTCCAGGCCGCGGTCAACTGCGCGCTGACGCTCCAGCGGCCCCTGCTGGTGAAGGGCGAGCCCGGCACCGGCAAGACGCTGCTGGCCGAGGCCATCGCCCAGGCGCTGGGCCACCGGCTGCTCACCTGGCACGTGAAGAGCACCACCCGCGCCCAGGACGGCCTCTACGTCTACGACACCGTGCAGCGCCTGTACGACTCGCGCTTCGGCGACGGGGACGTAAGGGATATCCGCCGGTACATCCGCCAGGGCCCGCTGGGCGAGGCGTTCTCCGCGCCCGAGCGCGTGGTGCTCCTCATCGACGAGGTGGACAAGGCGGACCTCGAGTTCCCCAACGACCTGCTCCACGAGCTGGACCGGATGCGCTTCCGCGTCACCGAGACGGGCGACGAGGTGGTGGCGAAGCACCGCCCCGTGGTGGTGATTACGTCCAACAACGAGAAGGAGCTGCCGGACGCCTTCCTGCGCCGGTGCGTCTTCCACTTCATCGACTTCCCGGACGCGGAGCTCATGCGCCGCATCGTCTCCGTGCACCACCCGGAGCTGGACGCCACGCTGGCCGAGCAGGCGATGAAGGTCTTCTACGAGCTGCGCGGCTTCACCCGCCTGCGCAAGCGGCCCTCCACCAGCGAGCTCATCGACTGGATTGCCGTGCTCAAGTCCCAGGGCATCACCGAGCTGAAGCTCGACGAGAGCCTGCCCTACCTGGGCGCACTGCTGAAGAAGGAGCAGGACCTCGTCTCCGTGGCCGAGGCCTTCGGGCGCGGCCGCCGGCCCCGGGCCTGA
- a CDS encoding cell wall protein has translation MDLANALGEMFRRELQSQLAPLQAAVRRMDDGLEALELLRTATYRLAPLTSRLGALAGVRPAETLAPVARRGPGRPRKLNAAVPAKVTVAKGPAPRASADSGARACAVKGCERPSRSKGYCSAHYQKLRLLMRTNRRPTAWVDDAAPQSVEEVKLPRGRAASKALKEAARPAPRTARVAEPPRAPVKAKTPARAKAPAKAKAPAKQARASKTPAKAKAPAKAKAPAKQARASKTPAKQARAKAPSKAKAPAGKKGRASSR, from the coding sequence ATGGACCTTGCGAATGCCCTTGGGGAGATGTTCCGGCGCGAGCTGCAGTCGCAGTTGGCCCCGCTGCAGGCGGCCGTCCGCCGGATGGACGACGGCCTGGAAGCCCTGGAGCTGCTGCGCACGGCGACGTACCGCCTGGCGCCACTGACCAGTCGGCTCGGCGCCCTTGCGGGCGTGCGGCCCGCGGAGACGCTGGCGCCGGTAGCTCGTCGGGGCCCTGGGCGTCCCCGGAAGCTGAACGCCGCGGTGCCGGCGAAGGTGACCGTGGCGAAGGGGCCGGCGCCTCGTGCGAGCGCGGACAGTGGTGCGCGGGCCTGCGCCGTGAAGGGGTGCGAGCGCCCGAGCCGCTCGAAGGGCTACTGCTCGGCGCACTACCAGAAGCTGCGGCTGCTGATGCGCACCAACCGCCGGCCCACGGCGTGGGTGGACGACGCGGCGCCGCAGTCCGTGGAGGAAGTGAAGCTGCCGCGCGGGCGCGCCGCCAGCAAGGCGCTGAAGGAGGCCGCGAGGCCGGCGCCCCGGACCGCTCGCGTGGCCGAGCCTCCCAGGGCGCCCGTGAAGGCCAAGACGCCAGCGAGGGCCAAGGCCCCGGCGAAGGCCAAGGCCCCGGCGAAGCAGGCCCGGGCCAGCAAGACGCCAGCGAAGGCCAAGGCTCCGGCGAAGGCCAAGGCCCCGGCGAAGCAGGCCCGGGCCAGCAAGACGCCGGCGAAGCAGGCCCGCGCCAAGGCCCCGAGCAAGGCGAAGGCACCGGCGGGCAAGAAGGGCCGGGCGTCCTCGCGCTGA
- a CDS encoding MASE1 domain-containing protein, whose amino-acid sequence MHTTGSNRRRWQPLARLVFFATAYALSFKLGGLLVLPPENVSAMWPPSGVALAGLLLTRYRDWPALLGASLLTGAFALHSSWPPSPSLLLIAAGNLLEALAGAFLLRRLVGVNPSLDRVRDVLGLVGLGAVVSAALGATVGVGMLLLRGRLEPEGFWHTWRVFWVGDAMGVLVVTPLLLTWRAGGATGWTPRRWWELATLLGCLALATHGVFRVHTSSMPEAAAFHPATYLAFPFMLWAALRFEARGAAMATAVLATVALWHTAHGLGPFAQAAWHTLSLAFLQSFLASASMCGLLLASALGERRRAQQEVSHLNQELRESLQTLAATQAKLVRRERMAALGELSATVAHEVRNPLAVIANAVAALRRLVPQAAQGHAAPLLGIMDEEVRRLDVMVNDLLDFARPVEPRLRPQPLPPVVEGALEASLRSGPGGITVARTVTQELPPIAVDAQLLHVALSNLFTNAVQAMPSGGTLTTRLEPDTRAGMPHARLTISDTGHGMAPEVRARIFEPFFTTRASGTGLGLSIVRRIVEGHHGEVSVHSTVGQGTTFTVWLPYAAGTA is encoded by the coding sequence GTGCACACAACAGGCTCCAACCGCCGCAGGTGGCAGCCGCTCGCGCGGCTCGTGTTCTTCGCCACCGCCTACGCCCTCTCCTTCAAGCTGGGCGGGCTGCTGGTGCTCCCTCCCGAGAACGTGTCCGCCATGTGGCCGCCCAGCGGGGTGGCGCTGGCGGGGCTGCTGCTCACCCGCTACCGCGACTGGCCCGCGCTGCTGGGGGCCTCCCTGCTCACCGGGGCCTTCGCCCTCCACTCGAGCTGGCCGCCTTCGCCCTCGCTGCTGCTCATCGCCGCGGGCAACCTGCTGGAGGCACTGGCGGGCGCCTTCCTGCTGCGGCGACTGGTGGGCGTCAACCCGTCGCTGGACCGGGTGCGGGACGTGCTCGGGCTGGTGGGGCTGGGCGCGGTCGTCAGCGCCGCGCTCGGCGCGACGGTGGGCGTGGGCATGCTCTTGCTGCGCGGACGACTGGAGCCGGAGGGGTTCTGGCACACGTGGCGCGTGTTCTGGGTGGGGGATGCCATGGGAGTGCTGGTGGTGACGCCGCTGCTGCTCACGTGGCGGGCCGGCGGCGCCACCGGGTGGACGCCCCGCCGCTGGTGGGAGCTGGCGACGCTGCTGGGGTGCCTGGCCCTGGCCACGCACGGGGTGTTCCGCGTGCACACCTCCAGCATGCCGGAGGCCGCCGCGTTCCACCCGGCCACGTACCTGGCCTTCCCCTTCATGCTCTGGGCCGCGCTGCGCTTCGAGGCCCGGGGCGCCGCCATGGCCACCGCCGTGCTGGCCACGGTGGCCCTCTGGCACACCGCCCATGGCCTGGGCCCCTTCGCCCAGGCGGCGTGGCATACCCTCAGCCTCGCCTTCCTCCAGTCCTTCCTCGCCTCCGCCAGCATGTGCGGGCTGCTGCTGGCCAGCGCCCTGGGCGAGCGGCGCCGCGCCCAGCAGGAGGTGAGCCACCTCAACCAGGAGCTGCGCGAGTCCCTCCAGACGCTCGCGGCCACACAGGCGAAGCTGGTGCGGCGCGAGCGCATGGCCGCGCTCGGCGAGCTGAGCGCCACCGTCGCCCACGAGGTCCGCAACCCGCTGGCCGTCATCGCCAATGCCGTGGCGGCCCTGCGCCGGCTGGTGCCCCAGGCCGCACAGGGGCACGCCGCGCCCCTGCTGGGCATCATGGACGAGGAGGTGCGGCGGCTGGATGTGATGGTCAATGACCTGCTCGACTTCGCCCGCCCCGTGGAGCCGAGGCTTCGGCCCCAGCCGCTGCCGCCCGTGGTGGAGGGCGCACTGGAGGCCTCACTGCGCTCCGGCCCCGGGGGCATCACCGTGGCGCGGACGGTGACCCAGGAGCTGCCTCCCATCGCCGTGGATGCCCAGCTCCTCCATGTGGCGCTGAGCAACCTCTTCACCAATGCCGTGCAGGCGATGCCGTCCGGAGGGACGCTCACCACGCGGCTCGAGCCCGACACGCGCGCCGGCATGCCTCATGCCCGGCTGACCATCTCCGACACGGGACACGGCATGGCGCCAGAGGTGCGGGCGCGCATCTTCGAGCCCTTCTTCACCACCCGCGCCAGCGGCACCGGGCTGGGGCTCTCCATCGTCCGGCGCATCGTCGAGGGCCACCATGGCGAGGTGTCCGTCCACAGCACCGTGGGCCAGGGCACCACCTTCACCGTGTGGCTGCCGTACGCGGCCGGGACGGCGTGA
- a CDS encoding 3-oxoacyl-ACP synthase III family protein, whose product MTPNVCVVGAGAFVPSRTVSNARISRAIPGWPAERIEEKLGIRERRFLWDIDEVNGRAIPPPENDGHIYPANNTDMCEVALRKALAQAGVEAGALDALFVVTCTPDAPHFNHDAMELHRRLELREDAFALMVDDGCGGTPYVLDLVKKMMDGGRFRTVAVVASAFTSPLVNREVYLDELPPGPGRAKTLQGYLSMYVFGDGAGAVVLRAEPADEGGAGILASFSGNAHGDLVIRKGGGLLKLPYQPGRMRLADLAFVVDGFKVARSYPEYMQKCLDTVLDPRPELRSQVRRYYFHQPNKRVMDAFVARAGLPAEAVACNVDRYGNTSAAGMLILLAEDLEAGRVRLGSGDLVVVAAVGANIHYGAQLVRL is encoded by the coding sequence ATGACACCCAATGTCTGTGTCGTCGGAGCAGGTGCCTTCGTTCCTTCACGCACGGTGAGCAATGCGCGCATCTCGCGAGCCATTCCCGGGTGGCCGGCGGAGCGCATCGAGGAGAAGCTGGGTATCCGGGAGCGGCGCTTCCTCTGGGACATCGACGAGGTGAATGGCCGGGCCATTCCTCCGCCGGAGAACGACGGGCACATCTACCCGGCGAACAACACGGACATGTGCGAGGTGGCGCTGCGCAAGGCGCTGGCCCAGGCGGGGGTGGAGGCGGGAGCGCTGGACGCACTCTTCGTCGTCACGTGTACGCCGGACGCGCCGCACTTCAACCACGACGCCATGGAGCTGCACCGGCGGCTGGAGCTGCGCGAGGACGCCTTCGCGCTGATGGTGGACGACGGCTGCGGTGGCACGCCGTACGTGCTGGACCTGGTGAAGAAGATGATGGACGGCGGCCGCTTCCGCACGGTGGCGGTGGTGGCGTCGGCCTTCACGTCGCCGCTGGTGAACCGGGAGGTGTACCTGGACGAGCTGCCCCCCGGGCCGGGGCGCGCCAAGACGCTGCAGGGCTACCTGTCCATGTACGTCTTCGGGGACGGCGCGGGCGCGGTGGTGCTCCGCGCGGAGCCGGCCGACGAGGGCGGCGCTGGCATCCTCGCCTCCTTCTCCGGCAACGCGCACGGGGACCTGGTCATCCGCAAGGGCGGCGGGCTGCTGAAGCTGCCGTACCAGCCGGGTCGGATGAGACTGGCGGACCTGGCCTTCGTGGTGGACGGCTTCAAGGTGGCGCGCAGCTACCCCGAGTACATGCAGAAGTGCCTCGACACGGTACTGGACCCGCGCCCCGAGCTGCGCTCACAGGTGCGGAGGTACTACTTTCATCAGCCGAACAAGCGGGTGATGGATGCCTTCGTGGCGCGAGCGGGCCTGCCCGCGGAGGCGGTAGCGTGCAACGTGGACCGCTATGGCAACACGTCGGCGGCGGGGATGCTCATCCTGCTGGCCGAGGACCTGGAAGCAGGTCGGGTGCGGTTGGGGAGCGGAGACCTGGTGGTGGTGGCAGCGGTGGGAGCGAACATCCACTACGGCGCACAGCTGGTGAGGCTATGA
- a CDS encoding DUF2378 family protein produces MTDKGTAGEGFDSRVSKDLEARLALATKEDTARGLFFNGVVGAVRVLGGEDAVVRCLSASGEKKFIDFFNYPVAAFLRMSFTAAHLMAPKFGGFDGAMRRMGVQATTDFLSSAAGKTLLLLASESPKRLVGNLHAGYRAAVSYGERGVTWTGDKTGVFFMKRDFMPPPYHEGTLQAAIEAVGGKQVQVHGTQTGPLDTEYTLSWQ; encoded by the coding sequence ATGACGGACAAGGGCACGGCAGGCGAAGGGTTCGACTCACGGGTGTCGAAGGACCTGGAGGCGCGGCTGGCCCTGGCGACGAAGGAGGACACGGCGCGCGGGCTGTTCTTCAACGGCGTGGTGGGTGCGGTGCGCGTGCTGGGCGGCGAGGACGCGGTGGTGCGCTGTCTGTCGGCCAGCGGCGAGAAGAAGTTCATCGACTTCTTCAACTATCCGGTGGCGGCGTTCCTGCGGATGTCCTTCACGGCGGCGCACCTGATGGCGCCGAAGTTCGGCGGCTTCGACGGGGCGATGCGGCGCATGGGTGTCCAGGCGACGACGGACTTCCTGTCCTCGGCGGCGGGCAAGACGCTGCTGCTGCTGGCGTCGGAGAGCCCGAAGCGGCTGGTGGGCAACCTGCACGCGGGCTACCGCGCGGCGGTGAGCTACGGCGAGCGTGGCGTGACGTGGACGGGAGACAAGACGGGTGTCTTCTTCATGAAGCGCGACTTCATGCCGCCGCCCTACCACGAGGGCACACTGCAGGCGGCCATCGAGGCGGTGGGCGGCAAGCAGGTGCAGGTGCACGGCACGCAGACGGGGCCGCTCGACACCGAATACACGCTGTCCTGGCAGTAG
- a CDS encoding MarR family winged helix-turn-helix transcriptional regulator — protein MKPLRLVLDVHRATHRIGLFLDATEPSLDISQGEAHLLAYLLEVGDTSLGELHAAFAHKRSTLTSYVDRLEAKRLVRRELRPEDRRSFQVSLTAAGRTLAARVHKRLEALEAAALQGLSAREVDALKEGLAALAEAGEAARPARKPRGKGGRG, from the coding sequence ATGAAGCCGCTCCGCCTCGTCCTGGATGTCCACCGCGCCACGCACCGAATCGGCCTGTTCCTCGATGCGACGGAGCCCTCGCTGGACATCTCCCAGGGAGAGGCGCACCTGCTGGCGTACCTGTTGGAAGTAGGGGACACGTCCCTGGGCGAGCTGCACGCGGCCTTCGCGCACAAGCGCTCCACGCTGACCAGCTACGTGGACCGGCTGGAAGCGAAGCGGCTGGTGCGCAGGGAGCTGCGACCGGAGGACCGGCGCTCGTTCCAGGTGTCCTTGACGGCGGCGGGCCGGACGCTGGCGGCGCGGGTGCACAAGCGCCTGGAGGCGCTGGAGGCAGCGGCGCTGCAGGGACTGAGCGCGCGCGAGGTGGACGCACTGAAGGAAGGGCTCGCGGCCCTCGCCGAGGCGGGCGAGGCGGCGCGCCCGGCACGAAAGCCACGAGGAAAAGGAGGCAGGGGATGA